The segment CTGATCGACGCCTCGGGCAACGAGGTCAAGATCCCCGGCACCGACCACTCGGTGACCATCGGCTTCCAGGTCGGCGCCCTGATCCAGGTGCGTGACGGCCAGGACGTGGGCCCGGGCGAAGTGCTGGCCCGTATCCCGATCGAAGGCCAGAAGACCCGCGACATCACCGGCGGTCTGCCGCGTGTGGCCGAGCTGTTCGAAGCCCGTTCCCCCAAGGACAAGGGCATCCTGGCCGAGGTCACGGGTACCGTGTCCTTCGGCAAGGAGACCAAGGGCAAGGTCCGCCTGCAGATCACCGATCCCGAAGGCAAGGTCTGGGAAGAGCTCGTGCCCAAGGAAAAGAACATCGTGGTGCACGAAGGCCAGGTGGTCAACAAGGGCGAGAGCATCGTCGACGGCCCGGCCGACCCGCAGGACATCCTGCGCCTGCTGGGCATGGAAGAGCTGGCACGTTACATCGTGGACGAAGTCCAGGACGTCTACCGCCTGCAGGGCGTGAAGATCAACGACAAGCACATCGAGGTGATCGTGCGCCAGATGCTGCGCCGTGTCGTGGTCGAGAACCCGGGTGACTCGGGCTACATCGGCGGCGAGCAGGTGGAACGCTCGGAGATGCTCAACACCAATGACGCCCTGCGCAAGGACGGCAAGCTTCCCTCGACCTACACCAACCTGCTGCTGGGTATCACCAAGGCCTCGCTGTCCACCGACAGCTTCATCAGCGCCGCCTCCTTCCAGGAGACCACGCGCGTGCTGACCGAAGCCGCCATCATGGGCAAACGCGACGAGCTGCGCGGTCTGAAGGAAAACGTCATCGTCGGCCGCCTGATCCCGGCGGGTACCGGCATGGCCTACCACGACGCCCGCAAGATCCGCGAGGGCATGGACGAGGCCGAGCGCCGCGCCATCGCCGATGCGGAGGCCGCCGAGCTGGCCCAGAGCAGCGAAGGCGCTGCCACCGAGTAAGACCGGTTGCGCTCGCGCAAAATGCCCCAGGTGCTCCGCACTTGGGGCATTTTTTTGCCTGGGGCCGGATGGACGATGAACATGTCGAGGAACGATGCATGAGTGAGACCGGGCAAGCCCCCGCCTTATGGCGCCAGTTGCAGGCCGGTGCAGTCGCCCTGGCGGCCATCCGCGCCGGCAGCTCCGGGACGCTGGCCATCGAGGCCGTGCCCGCCCTGCTGCGCCCCGGCGTGCAGGCGCTGGTCTACGCCGCGCTGCGCCAGCTCGGCCGCGCCGAAGCCCTGCGCAAGTTGCTGGCCCCGCGCAAGCCGCCGCCGGCGGCCGATGCCCTGCTGTGCCTGGCCCTGGCCCTGGCCTGGCGCGACGAGGGGGCGCCCTACGAGGTCCATACCCTGGTCAACCAGGCCGTGGAAGCGGCCAAACGGACCGAGGCCACCCACGCCCAGGCCAACTTCATCAACGCCTGCCTGCGCCGTTTCCTGCGCGAACGCGAGGCCCTGGTGGCACAGACCGAACAGGATCCGGTCGCGCGCTGGAACCACCCGGCCTGGTGGATCACCCGCCTGCAGCGGGAGGTGCCGGAGCACTGGCAGGACATCCTGCAGGCCAACAACCGGCAGGCGCCCATGACGCTGCGCGTGAACAGCCGCCAGACGACGGTGGCGGACTATCTGGAGGTCTTGCGCACGGCCGGCATCCCGGCCGTGCGCAATGGCTCTTACGGCGTGACTCTGGGGGAGCCGCTGCCGGTGCAGCAGATCCCGGGTTTCATCCAGGGACAGGTCTCGGTGCAGGACGCGGCGGCCCAGCTGGCGGCCCCCCTGCTGTTGCAGGGCCTGGAGGGCCGGCCCGGCTTGCGCGTGCTCGATGCCTGCGCCGCCCCCGGCGGCAAGACGGCCCATCTGCTGGAACTGGGCGCGGGGGAGGTCACGGCCCTGGACATCGACCCGCAACGCTGCGGGCGCATCCGCGAGAACCTGCAACGCCTGGGCCTGCAGGCTGAGGTGCTGGCGGCGGACGCGGGCACGCCGCAGCGCTGGTGGGACGGGCAGCCGTTTGATGCCATCTTGCTCGACGCCCCCTGCACCGCCT is part of the Rhodoferax sp. BAB1 genome and harbors:
- the rsmB gene encoding 16S rRNA (cytosine(967)-C(5))-methyltransferase RsmB, whose amino-acid sequence is MSETGQAPALWRQLQAGAVALAAIRAGSSGTLAIEAVPALLRPGVQALVYAALRQLGRAEALRKLLAPRKPPPAADALLCLALALAWRDEGAPYEVHTLVNQAVEAAKRTEATHAQANFINACLRRFLREREALVAQTEQDPVARWNHPAWWITRLQREVPEHWQDILQANNRQAPMTLRVNSRQTTVADYLEVLRTAGIPAVRNGSYGVTLGEPLPVQQIPGFIQGQVSVQDAAAQLAAPLLLQGLEGRPGLRVLDACAAPGGKTAHLLELGAGEVTALDIDPQRCGRIRENLQRLGLQAEVLAADAGTPQRWWDGQPFDAILLDAPCTASGIVRRHPDVRWLRRESDITQLAIQQARLLATLWPLLKPGGRLVYCTCSVFRAEGEEQVQAFLAHNRAARLLPSPGHLWPSMSRGSAAVTDNQSSDQDGFYYALLEKGEG